A genomic segment from Schistocerca piceifrons isolate TAMUIC-IGC-003096 chromosome 4, iqSchPice1.1, whole genome shotgun sequence encodes:
- the LOC124795820 gene encoding alpha-1B adrenergic receptor-like, producing MLRLRCAGNALLVSVALADLLVTGLVMPASSVVILAGLPDAPAVCRLQWAVAALSCLVTVLSLAAAACENNARLCLPRERHARLCTRARVTAAVLSIWAAAVGAVALQTALDAAPLYCRPPRPGPRPPGPGALPYHVACGALLLLLAFAWHARTALRVRALRSRPSFKPAVTFAWDYALAKTNAYSAALFVVFWAPFGVALVVSAARGGRGVPARLVYNLAWFALSKSCVNSLLYCCTNRHFRNAYVNLFHYCCCKTTVSFSRRQRAAGAAVVGGALGDAARPSGDVRVHIIPGYNMYSYTSPQRARELCKTASGIKRSAGSCRPGGSGAGRTNGRDVYEL from the coding sequence ATGCTGCGCCTCCGGTGTGCAGGTAACGCGCTGCTGGTGAGCGTGGCGCTGGCGGACCTGCTGGTGACGGGCCTGGTGATGCCCGCGTCGTCGGTGGTGATCCTGGCGGGGCTGCCCGACGCGCCGGCCGTGTGCCGGCTGCAGTGGGCCGTGGCGGCGCTGAGCTGCCTGGTGACGGTGCTGTCGCTGGCGGCGGCCGCGTGCGAGAACAACGCGCGCCTCTGCCTGCCGCGCGAGCGCCACGCACGcctgtgcacgcgcgcgcgcgtcaCGGCCGCCGTGCTGTCCATCTGGGCGGCGGCGGTGGGCGCGGTCGCGCTGCAGACGGCGCTGGACGCGGCGCCGCTCTACTGCCGGCCGCCGCGGCCCGGCCCGCGCCCGCCGGGGCCCGGCGCGCTGCCCTACCACGTGGCCTGcggcgcgctgctgctgctgctcgccttCGCGTGGCACGCGCGCACCGCCCTGCGCGTGCGCGCGCTGCGCTCGCGGCCCAGCTTCAAGCCCGCCGTCACCTTCGCCTGGGACTACGCGCTCGCCAAGACGAACGCCTACTCGGCGGCGCTCTTCGTCGTCTTCTGGGCGCCGTTCGGCGTCGCGCTGGTGGTGTCGGCGGCGCGCGGCGGCCGCGGCGTGCCCGCGCGGCTCGTCTACAACCTGGCGTGGTTCGCGCTCAGCAAGTCCTGCGTCAACAGCCTGCTCTACTGCTGCACCAACCGTCACTTCCGCAATGCCTACGTCAACCTGTTCCACTACTGCTGCTGCAAGACGACCGTGTCGTTCTCCCGCCGCCAGAGGGCGGCCGGCGCGGCCGTCGTGGGCGGCGCGCTCGGGGACGCGGCGCGGCCGTCCGGCGACGTGCGGGTGCACATCATCCCCGGCTACAACATGTACTCCTATACGAGCCCGCAGCGCGCCCGCGAGCTCTGCAAGACCGCTTCCGGCATCAAGCGCTCGGCGGGCTCCTGTCGGCCGGGGGGCAGCGGCGCAGGGCGCACCAACGGCCGCGACGTCTACGAGCTCTGA